In Pseudoduganella albidiflava, a single window of DNA contains:
- a CDS encoding nucleoside recognition domain-containing protein, translating to MSLNYIWAGFFLVGFTAALAQWIFLGDTEIFKKIIDGTFDSARSAVMDIALPLAGVMTLWLGIMNIGEKAGAIAWFARVISPFFSRIFPEVPKDHPATGHMVMNFSANLLGLDNAATPFGLKAMESLQSLNPDKDTASNAQIMFLVLHTSGLTLIPLAIMAQRAILGAADPSDIFIPCMIATYVATVAGIIAVSIRQKINLFDSVLLSWIGGITVAILAMIWYFTNFLSKTEIETVSKVVSNLILMGVITVFLVGAMRKKVNVYEAFIEGAKGGIQTSITVIPYLVGMLVAIGVFRNAGVFGFIVSGFEWFFSALGMNTDFVPALPTALMKPLSGSGSKAMMIDAMQTYGPDSFVGRLACIFQGSADTTFYIVALYFGSVGIRKTRYAISCGLIADLAGVITAICVAYVFFG from the coding sequence ATGTCTCTTAACTATATCTGGGCCGGTTTCTTCCTTGTCGGCTTCACGGCCGCGCTGGCCCAGTGGATCTTCCTCGGCGACACGGAGATCTTCAAGAAGATCATCGACGGCACGTTCGACTCGGCGCGCAGCGCCGTGATGGATATCGCGCTGCCGCTGGCCGGCGTGATGACGCTGTGGCTGGGCATCATGAACATCGGCGAAAAAGCCGGCGCGATCGCCTGGTTCGCCAGGGTGATTTCGCCCTTCTTCTCGCGCATCTTCCCCGAAGTGCCGAAGGACCACCCGGCCACCGGCCACATGGTGATGAATTTCTCGGCCAACCTGCTGGGCCTGGACAACGCCGCCACCCCCTTCGGCCTGAAGGCGATGGAAAGCCTGCAGTCGCTGAACCCGGACAAGGATACCGCCAGCAATGCGCAGATCATGTTCCTGGTGCTGCACACTTCCGGCCTCACGCTGATTCCGCTGGCGATCATGGCGCAGCGCGCGATCCTCGGCGCGGCCGACCCGTCGGACATCTTCATTCCCTGCATGATCGCGACCTACGTGGCCACGGTGGCCGGCATCATCGCGGTATCGATCCGCCAGAAGATCAACCTGTTCGATTCCGTGCTGCTGTCGTGGATCGGCGGCATCACGGTGGCGATCCTGGCGATGATCTGGTACTTCACCAACTTCCTCAGCAAGACCGAAATCGAGACGGTGTCGAAGGTGGTCAGCAACCTGATCCTGATGGGCGTGATCACCGTGTTCCTGGTCGGCGCGATGCGCAAGAAGGTCAACGTCTACGAAGCCTTCATCGAAGGCGCGAAAGGCGGTATCCAGACCTCGATCACCGTGATTCCCTACCTGGTGGGCATGCTGGTGGCGATCGGCGTGTTCCGCAACGCGGGCGTGTTCGGCTTCATCGTCAGCGGCTTCGAATGGTTCTTCTCGGCGCTCGGCATGAACACCGATTTCGTGCCGGCGCTGCCGACCGCGCTGATGAAGCCCCTGTCCGGCAGCGGCTCGAAGGCGATGATGATCGACGCGATGCAGACTTACGGCCCGGATTCCTTCGTGGGGCGCCTGGCCTGCATCTTCCAGGGCTCGGCGGACACCACCTTCTACATCGTGGCGCTGTACTTCGGTTCGGTGGGCATCCGCAAGACCCGCTACGCGATCTCGTGCGGCCTGATCGCCGACCTGGCCGGCGTGATCACGGCGATCTGCGTGGCCTATGTATTCTTTGGTTGA
- a CDS encoding ABC transporter substrate-binding protein, whose product MNRARRSAAASLLAAAFAAVFWTPLTGAVAAQPKVLRTLLSTGETALDPAVASDLASLSLLENLFDPMLRYDYLARPVKLRPNTLAAMPTVDAAGTTWTMQLKPGMHFAPDPAFGGKAREVTAADYVYAIKRLYDPAIKSPWLFLFEGKLLGDGALREKFGYATDIPGLQAVGRYTLQLRLRAPDPGLPFYLALPATGAVAREVAEKYGSQVGNHPVGSGPFRIGEWKRSDRITLLANPDYHGRWQGKKLPLVDRVEVKIMEEYQSRVLGYLNGEFDYIEQVPESMRDLVLDPGSQVPVLKPGLARRGMVLEPFPVLQTYYMWMNMEHPVIGGYTPEKVALRRAIALAYDGAQDVALLKKGLAIPAQSPLPPNVLGHDPAYRSPVVHDLALARALLDRHGYKRDVAQGRAGYRTLPDGRPLVLTMHSEPTMVGRLRDEMWRKTFESIHLRVTFVTDKKTEIIKASRLGKVMMFETNWVADFPDGDNFYQLLYGGNVGRANYARFNLPAYNARYEQARTMADSPARTRLYGEMADLLHAYNPWVLLTHPISADIRQPWLKNYKRHPVEFTNWRYLDLAPRVRPLLGEEAAKMSRRE is encoded by the coding sequence ATGAATCGAGCCCGCCGATCCGCCGCCGCCAGCCTGCTTGCCGCCGCATTCGCTGCCGTATTTTGGACCCCGCTCACCGGTGCCGTGGCCGCGCAACCGAAAGTATTGCGCACGCTGTTGTCCACCGGTGAAACGGCTCTCGATCCGGCCGTCGCCTCCGACCTGGCCAGCCTGTCGCTGCTGGAAAACCTGTTCGATCCCATGCTGCGCTACGATTACCTGGCGCGTCCGGTGAAACTGCGCCCGAACACGCTGGCGGCCATGCCGACGGTCGATGCGGCCGGCACCACGTGGACCATGCAGCTCAAGCCCGGCATGCACTTCGCCCCCGACCCGGCATTCGGCGGCAAGGCGCGCGAGGTGACCGCGGCCGATTACGTGTATGCGATCAAGCGGCTGTACGACCCGGCCATCAAGTCGCCGTGGCTGTTCCTGTTCGAGGGCAAGCTGCTGGGCGATGGCGCGCTGCGCGAAAAGTTCGGCTACGCGACCGATATCCCCGGCCTGCAGGCGGTCGGCCGCTACACGCTGCAACTGCGCCTGCGCGCACCCGATCCCGGCCTGCCATTCTATCTTGCACTGCCGGCCACCGGCGCCGTGGCCCGCGAGGTGGCGGAAAAGTACGGCAGCCAGGTGGGCAACCATCCGGTCGGCAGCGGGCCGTTCCGCATCGGCGAATGGAAGCGCAGCGACAGGATCACGCTGTTGGCGAACCCGGATTACCACGGGCGCTGGCAAGGGAAGAAGCTGCCGCTGGTCGACCGGGTCGAGGTGAAGATCATGGAGGAATACCAGTCGCGCGTGCTCGGCTACCTGAACGGCGAATTCGACTACATCGAGCAGGTACCCGAGTCGATGCGCGACCTGGTGCTCGATCCGGGCTCGCAGGTGCCGGTGCTCAAGCCCGGGCTGGCGCGCCGCGGCATGGTGCTCGAACCGTTCCCCGTGCTGCAGACCTATTACATGTGGATGAACATGGAGCACCCGGTCATCGGCGGCTACACGCCGGAGAAGGTGGCGCTGCGCCGTGCCATCGCGCTGGCCTACGACGGCGCGCAAGATGTGGCCCTGCTGAAGAAGGGGCTGGCCATCCCGGCGCAGTCGCCGCTGCCGCCGAACGTGCTCGGTCACGATCCGGCGTATCGCAGCCCGGTGGTCCACGACCTGGCGCTGGCGCGGGCGCTGCTGGACCGCCATGGCTACAAACGGGATGTCGCGCAGGGCAGGGCGGGGTACCGCACGCTGCCCGATGGCCGCCCGCTGGTGCTGACGATGCACAGCGAACCGACCATGGTCGGCCGGCTCCGCGACGAGATGTGGCGCAAGACCTTCGAGTCGATCCACCTGCGCGTGACCTTCGTGACGGACAAGAAGACCGAGATCATCAAGGCTTCGCGGCTGGGCAAGGTGATGATGTTCGAGACCAACTGGGTGGCCGATTTCCCGGACGGCGACAATTTCTACCAGCTGCTGTACGGCGGCAACGTGGGCCGCGCCAACTATGCGCGCTTCAACCTGCCGGCCTACAACGCGCGCTATGAACAGGCACGGACGATGGCCGACAGCCCGGCACGCACCAGGCTGTATGGCGAAATGGCCGACCTGCTGCATGCCTACAACCCGTGGGTGCTGCTGACGCACCCGATCTCGGCCGATATCCGGCAACCGTGGCTAAAAAACTACAAGCGTCACCCGGTGGAATTCACCAACTGGCGATATCTGGACCTCGCGCCGCGCGTGCGCCCGCTTCTCGGGGAGGAGGCCGCTAAAATGTCCCGGCGGGAATAG
- a CDS encoding TonB-dependent receptor domain-containing protein has translation MKVKKLAHMIALMGVVAPAIAQEVSQAGAQAGAQPMQRVEITGSSIKRVAREGALPVQTITLDTIQKAGVTNAEQLLRLVSANGTGADNMTSGNNVFGADADRTSGGASFASLRGLGPNATLVLLNGRRMGNNGGSGKAVDLNSIPLAAIARVEILKDGASAIYGTDAIGGVVNFILKTDYEGLEASTTLNATEAGGGMERRYTLLGGLGNLEADGWNVMASVTRDVTDQLSSSQRDFANGYQPWRGLSPDTTGTPYANLLSGAGSALGTGFKMPGDSTTYLQANLLSLQGNCDSVPGMSQYASELWTNVTPITRTKYSCAYDYGGDYVMAFPVERTTGVSRGTFRLNADHRMFVELLGSRTETTAQLTPLQISTTLANGNAYPVGGPYYQDLSPYIASYDRSKPILYKWRATPVGNRTQDVVLDNYRALVALEGTLGGKYDYKLGLSKSGSKSSVDLVDGYAWTDKLYAAMGTGIINPWTGAGQSQTQQAMDLIESAKFRGRLNQGRTTMTQFDGAISGEVFNLPAGAVSMAAGFDLRKETYSFVQVVDATRIWQAPGNANLDQATRYIRAVYAEALVPVIKDLEVQLAIRKDNYSLIGATTNPKVAFRYQPTERLLFRGSASKGFLAPSFTQLYAGRLSQELPNGVIDQEGCAKNPGNPDFCAIPRLGYNTGGNPGLRPETSKQGTLGVVAEPFRNFSLSLDWWAINIKDRILNRTPQVVLQNWQYLQQYIVRDPASGVIDHVEAGWINAAGLKTRGVDLGLRYDGTLGGYKYAAVLDGTYMDSFKFAEFEGQEYKEQVSQFNTRDVYLRWKHSASVTVSKGNWSGLLLQRYASGYNDQVPNGGKSGFPPGFDPRVHHYTKYDVSATYTGFKNTTLTVGIQNLFDEEPPFTAHNVDEVVGAGWDPRVADPRGRALSFNLKYKFF, from the coding sequence TTGAAGGTTAAAAAACTGGCGCACATGATCGCGCTGATGGGTGTCGTGGCTCCGGCCATCGCGCAAGAAGTGTCGCAAGCAGGGGCCCAGGCAGGGGCGCAGCCGATGCAGCGCGTGGAAATCACCGGGTCGAGCATCAAGCGCGTGGCCAGGGAAGGCGCGCTGCCGGTGCAGACCATCACGCTCGACACGATCCAGAAGGCCGGCGTGACGAACGCCGAGCAGTTGTTGCGGCTGGTGTCGGCCAACGGCACCGGTGCCGACAACATGACGTCGGGGAACAACGTGTTCGGCGCCGATGCCGACCGCACGTCCGGCGGCGCCTCGTTCGCCTCGCTGCGCGGCCTGGGCCCGAACGCCACGCTGGTGCTGCTGAACGGCCGCCGCATGGGCAACAACGGCGGCAGCGGCAAGGCGGTCGACCTGAACTCGATCCCGCTGGCGGCGATCGCGCGGGTGGAAATCCTCAAGGACGGCGCCTCGGCGATCTACGGCACCGATGCGATCGGCGGCGTGGTCAACTTCATCCTGAAGACCGACTACGAAGGCCTTGAAGCGTCGACCACGCTGAACGCCACCGAGGCGGGCGGCGGCATGGAACGCCGCTACACGCTGCTGGGCGGCCTGGGCAACCTGGAGGCCGATGGCTGGAACGTGATGGCCAGCGTGACGCGCGACGTCACCGACCAGCTGTCATCGAGCCAGCGCGACTTCGCCAACGGCTACCAGCCATGGCGCGGCCTGTCGCCCGATACCACGGGCACGCCCTATGCCAACCTTCTCAGCGGCGCCGGCAGCGCGCTGGGCACCGGCTTCAAGATGCCCGGCGACAGCACCACGTATCTGCAGGCCAACCTGCTCAGCCTGCAGGGCAATTGCGATTCCGTGCCGGGCATGTCGCAATATGCGAGCGAGCTGTGGACCAATGTCACGCCGATCACGCGCACGAAATATTCCTGCGCCTACGACTACGGCGGCGACTATGTGATGGCCTTCCCGGTCGAGCGCACCACCGGCGTCTCGCGCGGCACCTTCAGGCTCAACGCCGATCACCGCATGTTCGTCGAGCTGCTCGGCTCGCGCACCGAAACCACCGCGCAGCTGACGCCGCTGCAGATTTCCACCACGCTGGCGAATGGCAATGCCTATCCCGTGGGCGGCCCGTACTACCAGGACCTGTCGCCCTACATCGCCAGCTACGACCGCAGCAAGCCGATCCTGTACAAGTGGCGCGCCACGCCGGTCGGCAACCGCACGCAGGACGTGGTGCTCGATAACTACCGCGCGCTGGTGGCGCTGGAAGGCACGCTGGGCGGCAAGTACGACTACAAGCTGGGCCTGTCGAAGTCCGGCAGCAAGTCCTCGGTGGACCTGGTCGACGGCTATGCGTGGACGGACAAGCTGTACGCCGCAATGGGCACCGGCATCATCAATCCCTGGACGGGTGCGGGCCAGTCGCAGACGCAGCAGGCGATGGACCTGATCGAATCGGCCAAGTTCCGCGGCCGCCTGAACCAGGGTCGCACCACGATGACGCAGTTCGATGGCGCGATCTCCGGCGAAGTGTTCAACCTGCCGGCCGGCGCCGTGTCGATGGCGGCCGGCTTCGACCTGCGCAAGGAAACCTATTCGTTCGTGCAGGTCGTGGATGCCACGAGGATCTGGCAGGCGCCGGGCAACGCGAACCTGGACCAGGCCACGCGCTATATCCGCGCCGTGTATGCCGAAGCGCTGGTGCCGGTGATCAAGGACCTCGAAGTGCAACTGGCGATCCGCAAGGACAACTACAGCCTGATCGGCGCCACCACCAACCCGAAAGTGGCGTTCCGCTACCAGCCGACCGAACGGCTGCTGTTCCGTGGGTCGGCCAGCAAGGGCTTCCTGGCGCCCAGCTTCACCCAGCTGTACGCGGGGCGGCTGTCGCAGGAACTGCCGAACGGCGTGATCGACCAGGAAGGCTGCGCGAAGAACCCGGGCAACCCGGACTTCTGCGCCATTCCCCGCCTCGGCTACAACACCGGCGGCAATCCGGGCCTGCGGCCGGAAACGTCCAAGCAGGGCACGCTGGGCGTCGTCGCGGAGCCGTTCCGGAACTTCTCGCTGTCGCTGGACTGGTGGGCGATCAACATCAAGGACCGCATCCTGAACCGCACCCCGCAGGTCGTGCTGCAGAACTGGCAATACCTGCAGCAGTACATCGTGCGCGACCCGGCCAGCGGCGTGATCGACCACGTGGAAGCGGGCTGGATCAACGCGGCCGGCCTGAAGACCCGCGGCGTGGACCTCGGCCTGCGCTACGACGGCACGCTCGGCGGCTACAAGTACGCGGCGGTCCTGGACGGCACCTACATGGACAGCTTCAAGTTCGCCGAGTTCGAGGGCCAGGAGTACAAGGAACAGGTCAGCCAGTTCAACACCCGCGACGTGTACCTGCGCTGGAAGCACAGCGCCAGCGTGACGGTCTCGAAAGGCAACTGGAGCGGGCTGCTGCTGCAGCGCTACGCTTCCGGCTACAACGACCAGGTGCCGAACGGCGGCAAGAGCGGTTTCCCGCCCGGCTTCGATCCGCGCGTGCACCACTACACGAAGTACGACGTCTCGGCCACGTACACCGGCTTCAAGAACACCACGCTGACGGTCGGTATCCAGAACCTGTTCGACGAGGAACCGCCGTTCACCGCGCACAACGTGGACGAAGTGGTGGGCGCCGGCTGGGATCCCCGCGTGGCCGATCCGCGCGGCCGGGCCCTGTCGTTCAACCTGAAGTACAAGTTCTTCTGA
- a CDS encoding S66 peptidase family protein has translation MQLIKPPRLLPGDTIGLVTPAGQVSRAAIDKAIANTDALGFRVKLGRYLDEVNGNYAGPWQHRVEDLHGMFADPDVHAIWAIRGGSGAMQLLPHLDYGLMRRHPKILVGYSDITALHLAIHRHAGLVTFHGPVGMSTLSGYSTEHLLNVLMRPEDEYVIPMAVENSRKAFNEPDNAHYALRTVVPGIGTGRLMGGNLALVSALAGTPYAADIRDALLFLEEVNEEPYRVDRMLMQLNLNQPFRSAAGIMLGIFEGCGPADDGPSLSLDETTDQHLRPLAIPAVTGWSFGHIRHQFTLPMGIQARMDTERQTLTLLEAAVR, from the coding sequence ATGCAACTCATCAAACCGCCGCGGCTGCTGCCCGGCGACACCATCGGCCTCGTCACGCCCGCCGGGCAAGTGTCGCGCGCGGCGATCGACAAGGCCATCGCCAACACCGACGCGCTCGGCTTCAGGGTGAAGCTGGGCCGCTACCTGGATGAAGTGAACGGCAACTACGCCGGCCCCTGGCAGCATCGCGTGGAAGACCTGCACGGCATGTTCGCCGACCCGGACGTGCACGCGATCTGGGCGATCCGGGGCGGCTCGGGCGCGATGCAGCTGTTGCCGCACCTGGACTACGGCCTGATGCGGCGCCACCCGAAGATCCTGGTCGGCTATTCGGACATCACGGCCCTGCACCTGGCCATTCACCGCCATGCCGGACTGGTGACGTTCCATGGTCCGGTCGGCATGTCCACCCTGTCCGGCTACTCAACGGAACACCTGCTGAACGTGCTGATGCGGCCCGAGGACGAGTACGTGATTCCGATGGCCGTGGAAAACAGCCGCAAGGCATTCAACGAGCCGGACAATGCGCATTACGCGCTGCGCACGGTGGTGCCCGGCATCGGCACCGGGCGGCTGATGGGCGGCAACCTGGCGCTGGTCAGCGCGCTGGCCGGCACGCCCTATGCGGCCGACATCCGCGATGCGCTGCTGTTCCTCGAAGAAGTCAACGAAGAACCTTACCGCGTCGACCGCATGCTGATGCAGTTGAACCTGAACCAGCCCTTCCGTTCCGCGGCCGGCATCATGCTGGGCATCTTCGAAGGCTGCGGCCCGGCCGACGATGGCCCGTCGCTGAGCCTGGACGAGACGACCGACCAGCATTTGCGGCCGCTGGCGATTCCCGCCGTGACGGGGTGGTCGTTCGGGCACATCCGGCACCAGTTCACCTTGCCGATGGGGATCCAGGCGCGCATGGATACGGAGCGGCAGACGCTGACCTTGCTGGAGGCGGCGGTGCGGTAG
- a CDS encoding YihY/virulence factor BrkB family protein translates to MPILNRQAVAIVLGHPLRFTVRCLKGFRANQGLLLAGAVAYYSLLSIVPLLMLVVVALSHVIDPADLLETIGHYLEWLVPGQSSAIVAEVAHFLEHRDLVGWLLVLTMLFFSSLAFTVLENAMKVIFIHRVGLRRRHYLTSAILPYCYILCLGIGALVVTLVAGSLQVIGAESVRLFGVEWSLEGLSGALLYLLGLGGEVLLLSSIYMVMPVGRLSWQHALIGGVTATVLWEIARHVLVWYFSTLSQVNVVYGSMTTAIVVMFSLEIGATLLLFGAQVIAEYEKVVDGAPDVVTQLTAPTHEAS, encoded by the coding sequence ATGCCTATCCTCAACCGCCAGGCCGTCGCCATCGTGCTCGGCCATCCGCTGCGATTCACCGTGCGCTGCCTGAAGGGTTTCCGCGCGAACCAGGGATTGCTGCTGGCCGGTGCCGTCGCCTACTATTCGCTGCTGTCGATCGTGCCCCTGCTGATGCTGGTAGTGGTGGCGCTGTCGCACGTGATCGATCCGGCCGACCTGCTGGAAACCATCGGCCATTACCTGGAATGGCTGGTGCCGGGCCAGTCCAGCGCGATCGTGGCGGAGGTGGCGCACTTCCTCGAACACCGCGACCTGGTCGGCTGGCTGCTCGTGCTGACGATGCTGTTCTTCAGCTCGCTGGCATTCACGGTGCTGGAAAACGCGATGAAGGTGATCTTCATCCACCGCGTGGGATTACGGCGGCGGCATTACCTCACCTCGGCCATTCTTCCCTACTGCTACATCCTGTGCCTGGGCATCGGGGCGCTGGTCGTCACGCTGGTGGCCGGCAGCCTGCAGGTGATCGGTGCCGAAAGCGTACGGCTGTTTGGCGTCGAATGGTCGCTGGAGGGGCTGTCCGGCGCGCTGCTGTACCTGCTGGGGCTGGGCGGCGAAGTGCTGCTGCTGTCGTCGATCTATATGGTGATGCCGGTGGGCCGGCTGAGCTGGCAGCATGCGCTGATCGGCGGCGTGACGGCCACCGTGTTGTGGGAAATCGCCCGCCACGTGCTGGTGTGGTACTTCTCCACGCTGTCGCAGGTGAATGTGGTGTACGGCTCGATGACGACGGCGATCGTGGTGATGTTCAGCCTGGAGATCGGCGCTACCTTGCTGCTGTTCGGCGCGCAGGTGATTGCCGAGTACGAGAAGGTGGTGGATGGGGCGCCGGATGTGGTGACGCAGTTGACGGCGCCCACGCACGAGGCGAGCTGA
- a CDS encoding glutathione S-transferase family protein gives MSLKFYTNPNSRGRMVRWMLEEIGCPYETIVLDYEASSAGDQWGGAALARPERDGTDSIRTRFFDEINPIGKIPAIEHNGRIITETAAICAYLAQAFPEEGLAPKAEELADYYRWLFFAAGPVEQAVTNHRAGFVPLPEQEFFFGHGSYERTVDQLERAVQAHPYIAGNRFTAADVYVGSHIGWGLALETMPPRDAFLAYAGKLTARDAYKRAVTKDNALLERTAK, from the coding sequence ATGAGCCTGAAGTTTTATACCAATCCCAACTCGCGAGGCCGCATGGTCCGCTGGATGCTCGAAGAAATTGGCTGTCCGTACGAGACGATCGTGCTGGACTACGAGGCATCGAGCGCGGGCGACCAGTGGGGAGGCGCCGCGTTGGCCCGCCCCGAACGTGACGGCACGGACAGCATTCGCACGCGCTTTTTTGACGAGATCAATCCAATCGGGAAGATTCCTGCGATCGAGCACAACGGGCGAATCATTACGGAGACGGCGGCGATCTGCGCCTATCTTGCCCAGGCATTCCCCGAGGAAGGCCTGGCACCCAAGGCAGAGGAACTTGCAGATTACTATCGCTGGCTGTTTTTTGCCGCCGGGCCTGTCGAGCAGGCCGTTACCAATCATCGTGCCGGTTTCGTCCCCCTGCCCGAACAGGAGTTTTTCTTCGGTCATGGCAGCTATGAGCGCACCGTCGACCAACTCGAGCGGGCCGTACAGGCTCACCCGTATATCGCCGGCAACCGCTTCACTGCTGCCGATGTGTATGTCGGCTCGCACATTGGCTGGGGCCTGGCACTGGAAACCATGCCGCCACGGGATGCATTCCTGGCCTACGCTGGAAAACTGACGGCGCGCGATGCTTACAAGCGGGCGGTCACCAAGGACAATGCACTACTGGAGCGGACGGCGAAATAA
- a CDS encoding AraC family transcriptional regulator translates to MVVKGTVKGWYRWGVPGVYANRAKDPAKCANRLDRYTSAAPMYVAGNFDKAEKMTTTTLSVDRCRLPPAFWKSIERLGLRPSAVLQQASLPATLHLDETAFISTSQLFSIWRAIEAISGDPAFGIRMACETSSAQHMMAFVSALYAANYRDGLERVVRYKRLCSPDRLLVDEKDGKIFITSTWPGDTEPEPYISVEASFALLIELGRRGTGQRLLPSIVELRRHAPDGISGTDLHTAYFGCRIHFGAGKDRMILEAAHLALPFIDHNPEMLRMVSPALAAALREFEAEASFENQVKAALRRAFAAGRSDIATVARELGLSERTMQRRITAEGKTFRMLLNETRRELGRQLLSDLSVDVKEVAFLLGYQDNNSFYRAFREWENATPLHWRRMHAHGFSAVFRNGD, encoded by the coding sequence ATGGTGGTGAAGGGAACGGTCAAAGGATGGTATCGCTGGGGCGTTCCTGGGGTGTACGCAAACCGTGCCAAAGATCCTGCAAAGTGCGCCAATCGCCTGGACCGATATACTTCCGCTGCGCCAATGTACGTGGCCGGAAATTTCGATAAAGCAGAAAAAATGACAACGACGACATTGTCGGTGGATCGATGCAGGCTGCCGCCGGCATTCTGGAAATCCATTGAAAGGCTGGGACTGCGGCCTTCCGCAGTGCTGCAACAGGCATCGCTGCCGGCAACATTGCACCTGGATGAAACGGCTTTTATCAGCACGTCACAACTGTTTTCAATTTGGCGGGCGATCGAGGCAATTTCCGGGGATCCTGCTTTTGGTATCCGGATGGCCTGTGAAACAAGCAGTGCCCAACACATGATGGCATTCGTGTCCGCACTCTATGCGGCCAATTACCGCGATGGACTCGAGCGTGTCGTTCGTTACAAGCGACTGTGCAGTCCGGATCGGCTTCTCGTCGATGAGAAAGACGGAAAAATTTTCATCACGAGCACATGGCCTGGCGATACGGAACCCGAGCCGTATATATCGGTAGAAGCCAGCTTTGCATTGTTGATCGAACTCGGCCGGCGTGGCACAGGGCAGCGACTATTGCCATCGATCGTGGAGCTGCGCCGCCACGCGCCAGATGGGATTTCAGGCACCGATTTGCATACAGCGTACTTCGGGTGTCGAATCCATTTCGGTGCCGGGAAGGATCGCATGATCCTGGAGGCGGCACACCTGGCGTTGCCATTCATCGATCACAATCCCGAGATGCTCCGAATGGTCAGCCCGGCGTTGGCCGCCGCCTTGCGTGAATTCGAAGCGGAAGCCAGTTTCGAGAACCAGGTCAAGGCGGCTTTGCGTCGGGCGTTCGCAGCAGGTCGTTCCGACATTGCAACGGTTGCAAGGGAATTGGGCCTCAGCGAGCGCACCATGCAGCGACGCATTACAGCGGAGGGCAAGACATTCAGGATGTTGCTGAACGAAACCAGGCGGGAACTGGGCCGTCAGCTATTGTCCGACTTGTCGGTTGATGTGAAAGAGGTGGCATTCCTGCTCGGCTACCAGGACAACAACTCGTTCTACCGCGCTTTTCGGGAATGGGAAAACGCGACGCCTCTTCACTGGCGCCGGATGCATGCTCATGGATTTTCTGCGGTTTTTCGGAATGGGGACTGA
- a CDS encoding ATP-binding protein, with the protein MNRLFLRFFILVMLSISVAAFIVYFTIDRLFGDPLENIARNQAAAQIFLLEQYVDQAPADGWLDRLNKVREVSEVRFDLVPLAVVREHLSNAERAAFDRGEVVIDLADRSLYRRVDLSGDRYIGSDEEAIHAQNLPIDIKVALQMEAVRYLIVALALLVPIGFWSRSHWRSLQQLMKVADRFGAGQLKARAEMKPGDSIYPLAERINHMAGRIETLLESQRGLLHSVSHEIRTPIARLEFAFELLHDTAEDVLLQKRIGSMQGDLTELKSLVNELLGMARLDSDQPLRYETFDLTEALRSCAHSLPPATVSLDVSVPDGMGTYYGDCRLLMRATGNLLRNAQKYANSKVALSALSKLGGVTITVDDDGPGIPEEEREKVFEPFYRLDRSRDRNTGGFGLGLSIAGKAISLHGGSLKIETSPLGGARFTISLPPA; encoded by the coding sequence ATGAACCGCCTGTTTCTACGCTTCTTCATCCTTGTGATGCTGTCGATCAGCGTAGCGGCCTTCATCGTGTACTTCACCATCGACCGCCTGTTTGGCGACCCATTGGAAAACATCGCGCGCAACCAGGCGGCAGCGCAGATTTTCCTTCTCGAGCAGTACGTGGACCAGGCGCCGGCCGACGGCTGGCTCGACCGCCTGAACAAGGTGCGCGAAGTGTCCGAGGTGCGCTTCGACCTGGTGCCGCTGGCCGTCGTGCGCGAGCACCTGTCCAACGCCGAGCGCGCGGCATTCGACCGCGGCGAAGTGGTGATCGACCTGGCCGACCGCTCGCTGTACCGCCGCGTCGACCTGAGCGGCGACCGCTACATCGGCAGCGACGAGGAAGCGATCCACGCGCAAAACCTGCCGATCGACATCAAGGTGGCACTGCAGATGGAAGCGGTGCGCTACCTGATCGTGGCGCTGGCGCTGCTGGTGCCGATCGGCTTCTGGTCGCGCTCGCACTGGCGCAGCCTGCAGCAGCTGATGAAGGTGGCGGACCGTTTCGGCGCCGGCCAGCTGAAGGCGCGCGCGGAGATGAAGCCGGGCGACAGCATCTACCCGCTGGCGGAACGGATCAACCACATGGCGGGCCGCATCGAAACGCTGCTGGAATCGCAGCGCGGCCTGCTGCATTCGGTGTCGCATGAAATCCGCACGCCGATCGCGCGGCTGGAATTCGCCTTCGAGCTGCTGCACGACACCGCCGAGGACGTGCTGCTGCAAAAGCGCATCGGCAGCATGCAGGGCGACCTGACGGAGCTGAAGTCGCTGGTCAACGAGCTGCTGGGCATGGCCCGGCTCGACAGCGACCAGCCGCTGCGCTATGAAACCTTCGACCTGACGGAAGCGCTGCGCAGCTGCGCCCACTCGCTGCCACCGGCCACCGTGTCGCTGGATGTTTCCGTGCCGGACGGCATGGGCACCTATTACGGCGACTGCCGCCTGCTGATGCGCGCCACCGGGAACCTGCTGCGCAACGCGCAAAAATACGCCAACAGCAAGGTAGCGCTCTCGGCGCTGAGCAAGCTGGGCGGCGTGACGATCACCGTCGACGACGATGGCCCGGGCATTCCGGAAGAGGAACGGGAAAAGGTATTCGAACCGTTCTACCGGCTGGACCGTTCGCGCGACCGCAACACGGGCGGTTTCGGGCTCGGGCTATCCATCGCCGGCAAGGCCATCTCGCTGCATGGGGGTTCGCTGAAGATCGAAACGTCGCCGCTGGGCGGGGCGCGGTTTACGATCAGTTTGCCGCCGGCATAG